The following are encoded together in the Parabacteroides chongii genome:
- a CDS encoding heavy metal-binding domain-containing protein, whose amino-acid sequence MLLTTTNNIEGKKITQYYGIVSGETIIGANVFKDFFAGIRDIVGGRAGSYESVLREAKDIALQEMSEHAARMGANAVIAVDLDYETVGGSGSMLMVTAAGTAVRYE is encoded by the coding sequence ATGTTATTAACAACGACAAACAACATCGAAGGGAAAAAGATCACCCAATATTATGGAATTGTATCCGGTGAGACAATCATCGGGGCAAATGTATTCAAAGATTTCTTTGCAGGAATACGCGATATTGTAGGTGGCCGTGCCGGTTCATACGAAAGTGTATTACGCGAAGCAAAAGATATCGCTTTACAGGAAATGAGCGAGCATGCTGCTCGTATGGGAGCCAATGCTGTCATAGCAGTAGATCTGGACTATGAAACAGTTGGAGGCAGCGGAAGTATGTTGATGGTCACTGCAGCCGGAACAGCCGTGCGCTACGAATAA
- a CDS encoding GH92 family glycosyl hydrolase yields the protein MKKTILFLQAAVLCLLAGCQSAPGSGLLSDEIKYVDPFIGTGFHGHTFPGATRPFAMVQVSPDTHIMGWDASSGYHYDDREIYGFSHTHLSGTGIGDLGDVALLPFSGTDSIKPVGLFNKDTEKATPGYYAVRLDNFGVNVELTSTDKVGFHKYTYDNPKDRRVMLDLGHILQPNWGHKLVDNSYLFVNDSTVEGTVRTQGWAHFHSVSYRITFSEPIETIYQYIDGKLRQDSLFLRINTAEDLKFHYKFPEKAEPLYVKVALSMVDTEGAEKNLEAELPGWDFEATRIKSAEIWNNALNAIEVQADPTVMVNFYTALYHTMIAPFAYQDVDGRYLGMDKKIHKAEPGYTNYSVFSLWDTFRALHPLMTIINPDLAADWGKVLVQGYKEGGILPKWPLASSYTGCMVGYPAVSVLADLVCKDLADGDLKTWAEAGARSSVYREDLAEKFKGTRELDLITRHPYYKEKYGFVPADSVPESVSWGLEMAYEDWCISQIAAKAGLDSMAQAYAAKGEYYKRYLDPETKMMRPIMGDGTFRTPFNPRYSAHMRSDYTEGNAFQWSFFAPHDMDNFIATIGGKKELETRLDTLFTTSSQVDGEHASGDITGLIGQYAHGNEPSHHMAYLYNWTDSPWKGQERLDYIMREFYTNKPDGIIGNEDCGQMSAWYVMSALGFYQVAPGIPVYTLGRPMINHALIRVKGGVFEIRVENNSPENKYIERVLLNGKVLETPFISHKDITKGGKLVFEMTNTHP from the coding sequence GTGAAAAAGACGATCTTATTCCTACAGGCAGCTGTACTCTGTCTGCTGGCAGGTTGCCAGTCAGCCCCCGGCAGTGGCTTATTAAGTGATGAAATCAAGTATGTCGATCCGTTCATTGGAACCGGATTCCACGGGCATACTTTCCCCGGCGCTACCCGTCCGTTTGCTATGGTACAGGTTAGTCCGGATACCCATATCATGGGTTGGGATGCCAGTAGCGGTTATCATTATGATGACCGGGAAATCTATGGATTCAGCCATACACACCTTTCAGGTACCGGTATCGGCGATCTGGGTGATGTAGCATTACTGCCTTTCTCCGGTACCGACTCGATCAAGCCGGTTGGTCTTTTCAATAAAGATACCGAGAAAGCAACTCCGGGCTATTATGCCGTACGCTTGGATAACTTCGGAGTAAATGTGGAATTAACAAGTACTGATAAAGTTGGTTTCCATAAATATACCTACGACAACCCTAAAGATCGTCGCGTAATGCTCGACCTGGGACATATCCTGCAACCGAACTGGGGGCATAAACTGGTAGATAACAGCTACCTGTTCGTGAACGATTCGACAGTAGAAGGAACAGTCCGCACGCAGGGATGGGCACATTTCCATTCGGTTTCTTACCGGATCACCTTCTCTGAACCTATCGAAACAATATACCAATACATCGACGGTAAATTGCGCCAGGATTCATTGTTCCTGCGTATCAATACTGCCGAAGATCTGAAATTCCATTACAAATTTCCAGAAAAGGCTGAACCTTTATACGTAAAAGTAGCACTTTCTATGGTAGATACGGAAGGAGCAGAAAAGAACCTCGAAGCAGAACTTCCCGGCTGGGATTTCGAAGCAACCCGCATCAAATCGGCTGAGATATGGAACAACGCACTGAATGCGATCGAAGTTCAGGCTGATCCTACCGTTATGGTAAATTTCTACACTGCTCTATATCATACGATGATCGCTCCGTTCGCCTATCAGGACGTAGACGGTCGTTATCTAGGTATGGATAAAAAGATACATAAGGCAGAACCGGGCTATACGAACTATTCCGTATTCTCTTTGTGGGATACCTTCCGTGCTTTGCATCCGTTAATGACGATCATCAATCCGGATCTGGCAGCCGACTGGGGTAAAGTATTGGTACAGGGATATAAAGAAGGAGGCATTCTACCGAAATGGCCGTTGGCTTCCAGCTATACAGGTTGTATGGTTGGCTATCCTGCCGTATCCGTTCTGGCTGACCTGGTTTGCAAAGACCTGGCTGACGGTGACCTGAAAACATGGGCGGAAGCCGGTGCACGTTCTTCCGTTTACCGTGAAGACCTGGCAGAAAAGTTCAAAGGAACACGTGAACTCGATTTGATCACCCGTCATCCGTATTATAAAGAAAAATATGGATTCGTTCCGGCTGATTCCGTTCCCGAATCTGTATCCTGGGGATTAGAAATGGCTTACGAAGACTGGTGTATCTCACAGATCGCAGCCAAAGCAGGATTGGACTCTATGGCGCAGGCTTATGCTGCCAAAGGAGAATACTACAAACGTTATCTGGATCCGGAAACGAAGATGATGCGTCCGATTATGGGTGACGGAACTTTCCGTACTCCGTTTAATCCGCGTTACTCGGCTCACATGAGAAGTGATTATACGGAAGGTAATGCTTTCCAATGGAGTTTCTTCGCACCACACGATATGGATAATTTCATTGCTACGATCGGAGGCAAGAAAGAATTGGAAACACGCTTGGATACTCTATTCACAACATCTTCACAGGTGGATGGTGAACATGCTTCAGGTGATATCACAGGTCTGATCGGTCAGTATGCTCATGGTAACGAACCGAGCCACCATATGGCTTACTTGTATAACTGGACGGATTCACCCTGGAAAGGACAGGAACGCCTGGATTATATCATGCGCGAATTCTATACGAACAAGCCGGACGGTATCATCGGCAACGAAGATTGCGGACAGATGTCGGCATGGTATGTGATGAGTGCATTAGGTTTCTATCAGGTTGCTCCGGGTATTCCGGTTTATACATTGGGCCGTCCGATGATAAATCATGCCTTAATTCGCGTGAAAGGCGGAGTATTTGAGATTCGGGTGGAGAACAACAGTCCTGAAAACAAATATATAGAAAGAGTTTTGCTGAACGGCAAAGTACTGGAGACTCCGTTTATCTCGCATAAAGACATCACCAAAGGTGGTAAACTTGTATTTGAAATGACAAACACACATCCGTAA
- a CDS encoding sigma factor, producing the protein MRTDEFITRILPLKDNLLRVAFRITGNADRSEQIVQEVMLKIWNERAAWIVIEDLPSYCLMVTRNMALETVNLKKKRTESFVVR; encoded by the coding sequence ATGAGAACAGACGAATTCATAACAAGGATACTGCCGCTAAAAGACAACCTGTTGCGGGTTGCTTTCAGGATTACCGGAAATGCAGATCGTTCGGAGCAGATCGTTCAGGAGGTCATGCTGAAGATTTGGAACGAACGGGCCGCATGGATCGTAATAGAAGATCTTCCTTCTTATTGCTTGATGGTCACGCGTAACATGGCATTGGAAACGGTCAATTTAAAGAAGAAACGAACAGAAAGCTTCGTAGTCAGATAA
- a CDS encoding LysO family transporter: protein MFTVIGIMFGGIAVGYLLRKVELLQKIGKPISYTILLLLFLLGISVGANDAIVDNLTTLGGQAFLIALAGTSGSVLAAWGVYHFFFKERRGE from the coding sequence ATGTTCACGGTAATTGGAATCATGTTTGGTGGTATTGCTGTCGGATATCTTTTGCGGAAGGTGGAACTGCTGCAAAAGATCGGTAAGCCTATTTCTTATACAATCCTGCTCTTGCTGTTTCTGCTGGGTATCTCAGTAGGGGCGAATGATGCTATTGTCGATAATCTGACTACATTGGGAGGGCAGGCTTTTCTGATCGCTTTGGCGGGAACTTCCGGAAGTGTGCTGGCTGCCTGGGGTGTTTACCATTTCTTTTTTAAGGAAAGGAGGGGAGAATGA
- a CDS encoding lysine exporter LysO family protein — MRGSLIVVAFFALGCILGWSGYLPDVIVENNITMYVLYLLMFQVGLSIGSDKKLKDILCSIRPKLLLVPLATIIGTLTASALISLVITKWSVFDCLAVGSGFAYYSLSSILITELKEASLGVQMATELGTIALMANIIREIMALLGAPLFVKYFGRLAPICAGGATTMDTTLPIITRYSGKDLVFVSIFHGILVDFTVPFFVSFFCSM; from the coding sequence ATGAGAGGGAGTCTGATCGTTGTCGCTTTCTTTGCACTCGGCTGTATCCTGGGATGGAGCGGGTATCTGCCGGATGTGATCGTAGAAAATAATATAACTATGTATGTGCTTTACCTCCTGATGTTTCAGGTTGGATTAAGCATTGGCAGTGATAAGAAACTGAAAGATATATTATGTAGTATCCGTCCGAAGTTATTGCTGGTACCTTTGGCAACTATTATCGGGACGCTGACGGCTTCCGCTTTGATCAGTCTGGTGATCACCAAATGGAGTGTGTTCGACTGCCTGGCTGTCGGTAGCGGATTTGCTTATTATTCGTTGTCGTCTATCCTGATAACGGAGTTGAAAGAAGCTTCACTGGGTGTACAGATGGCTACGGAACTAGGGACGATTGCGTTGATGGCTAATATTATCCGTGAGATTATGGCTTTGCTCGGTGCACCTTTGTTTGTCAAGTATTTCGGAAGACTGGCCCCTATCTGTGCCGGAGGGGCGACGACGATGGATACAACATTACCGATTATTACCCGTTATTCCGGAAAAGATTTGGTATTCGTTTCTATCTTCCACGGTATTTTGGTCGATTTTACGGTGCCGTTCTTTGTCTCTTTTTTCTGTTCAATGTGA
- a CDS encoding S41 family peptidase, whose protein sequence is MKKLLILTSALLLTGSVFADNDPLWMRYPAISPDGGTIAFTYKGDIYTVPATGGKATQLTTHQAHDTRPVWSPDGKRIAFASDRNGNFDVFIMNKEGGAPTQLTTHSANEYPDTFSDNEHVLYTASIQQDVKDSQFPSSLFSQVYQVNTTGGRPTLYSSLAMENIALSKDGSQLLYNDFKGYEDPWRKHHQSSITRDIWLCSLGNDRSFKKITTFRGEDRNPVWTADGKAFYYLSEEKGSFNIFKNDLTGKNGKQITNHTTHPVRFLTSDNNGMLCYGYDGEIYTIKEGGQPSKVKVNIISDQTENDLIHRLMSNGATSIAVSPNGKEVAFIVRGDVYVTSVEYETTRQITDTPQQERNIDFSPDGRSLVYSAERGETWGIYQSSLARKDDKYFTYAQEIKEEPLVVTDKTSFQPAYSPDGKEVAFLEDRTTLRVINLKSKQVRTVLDGKYNYSYSDGDQTYQWSPDSKWFLVEYIAIGGWNNKDIALVKADGSGDITNLTESGYSDGNPKWVLDGKAMIWSSDRAGYRSHGSWGAQDDTYIMFFDAEAYDKFRLSKEELALIDEDKEKDEDKKDDKKESKAKKDDKKKDDKDKKDDKDKPVEPLKFDLENRKDRVIRLTINSSNLGDAVLTPKGDKLYYCASFEKGYDLWERNFKENTTKLLIKEVGGGRMFTDKKGENLFLVSGGQLKKVEIKDSKTKNIPFKAEFSYRPPQEREYIFNHVWRQVEDKFYDPTLHGIDWDGYKKAYARYLPHINNNYDFQEMLSELLGELNGSHTGARFRPSSSAPATACLGAFYDNSYNGDGLRIAEIIAKGPLTLADTKIKPGCIIEKINEKPIKNGEDFYPLLSGKAGKKVLLSVYNPATKERFEEQVKPISYGEQSNLLYKRWVENCRKKVDELSGGKIGYVHVKGMNSESFREVYSELLGRCRNKEAVIVDTRHNGGGWLHDDLATLLSGKEYQRFMPRGQYIGSDPFNKWLKPSCVLVCEDNYSNAHGFPWVYKTLGIGKLIGTPVPGTMTAVWWESQIDPSIVFGIPQVGVQDMQGNYLENHELEPDIEIYNTPESQLKGEDHQLEEAVKVMLQTVKK, encoded by the coding sequence CCGGACGGAGGAACAATAGCATTCACCTATAAAGGCGATATCTATACCGTACCGGCTACAGGTGGTAAAGCTACCCAGTTGACAACCCACCAGGCCCACGACACACGCCCTGTCTGGTCGCCCGACGGAAAGCGGATCGCTTTCGCTTCCGACCGTAACGGTAACTTCGACGTCTTCATTATGAATAAAGAAGGAGGCGCACCGACTCAACTGACCACCCATTCGGCCAACGAATACCCGGATACATTCAGCGACAACGAGCATGTTCTTTACACAGCCTCTATCCAACAGGATGTAAAGGACAGCCAGTTCCCTTCGTCACTGTTTTCGCAGGTCTACCAGGTCAATACTACCGGAGGACGACCGACTTTATATTCGTCATTGGCGATGGAAAATATAGCGCTCAGCAAAGACGGAAGCCAGCTATTGTATAATGATTTCAAAGGATATGAAGATCCCTGGCGCAAACATCACCAGTCTTCCATCACACGTGACATCTGGTTATGTTCGTTAGGCAACGACCGTTCTTTCAAGAAGATCACCACTTTCCGCGGTGAAGACCGTAATCCGGTATGGACAGCCGACGGAAAGGCATTTTACTACCTAAGCGAAGAAAAAGGGAGTTTCAATATCTTCAAGAACGACCTGACCGGTAAAAACGGCAAGCAGATAACCAATCATACGACACACCCTGTCCGTTTCCTTACTTCCGACAACAACGGAATGCTTTGCTACGGATATGACGGTGAAATATATACAATTAAGGAAGGCGGACAACCGTCAAAAGTAAAAGTAAATATCATCTCCGACCAGACAGAGAACGATCTGATTCATCGCTTGATGTCAAACGGAGCGACTAGCATTGCTGTTTCTCCGAATGGAAAAGAAGTAGCCTTTATTGTAAGAGGCGACGTATATGTTACTTCCGTTGAATACGAAACAACCCGACAGATCACCGATACACCGCAGCAGGAACGCAATATCGATTTCAGTCCCGACGGTCGTTCGCTGGTTTACTCGGCTGAACGGGGGGAAACATGGGGTATCTATCAGAGCAGCCTGGCTCGTAAAGACGACAAATATTTCACTTATGCACAGGAAATAAAAGAAGAACCGCTCGTAGTAACGGACAAAACTTCTTTCCAACCGGCTTATTCGCCTGACGGTAAAGAGGTGGCTTTCCTGGAAGACCGTACGACATTACGTGTGATCAACCTGAAAAGTAAACAGGTACGCACGGTATTGGATGGCAAATACAATTATTCATACAGCGACGGAGACCAGACTTATCAATGGTCTCCCGACAGTAAATGGTTCCTGGTGGAATATATCGCAATCGGCGGATGGAACAACAAAGACATCGCATTGGTAAAAGCAGATGGTAGCGGAGATATTACCAACCTGACGGAAAGCGGTTATTCGGACGGAAACCCCAAATGGGTACTCGATGGAAAAGCAATGATCTGGTCGTCCGACCGGGCAGGTTACCGCAGTCATGGCAGTTGGGGGGCACAGGATGATACTTATATCATGTTCTTTGATGCCGAAGCATACGATAAATTCCGCCTGAGCAAAGAAGAGCTCGCACTGATCGACGAAGACAAAGAGAAGGACGAGGACAAAAAGGATGATAAAAAAGAGTCCAAAGCGAAAAAAGATGACAAAAAGAAAGATGATAAAGACAAAAAAGACGACAAGGACAAACCGGTAGAACCATTGAAGTTCGACCTGGAAAACCGCAAAGACCGTGTCATCCGTCTGACAATCAACTCATCGAACCTGGGTGATGCCGTATTGACACCGAAAGGCGATAAACTTTATTATTGTGCTTCTTTTGAAAAAGGTTATGACCTGTGGGAGCGTAACTTCAAAGAGAATACGACCAAGTTATTGATCAAAGAAGTCGGCGGGGGCAGAATGTTTACCGATAAGAAGGGTGAAAACCTCTTCCTCGTATCGGGTGGCCAGCTGAAAAAGGTAGAGATCAAAGACAGCAAAACCAAGAATATCCCGTTCAAGGCTGAATTCTCTTATCGTCCGCCGCAAGAACGTGAATATATATTCAACCATGTATGGCGTCAGGTAGAAGACAAGTTCTACGATCCGACGCTTCATGGCATCGACTGGGATGGATACAAGAAAGCCTATGCCCGTTATCTGCCGCATATCAACAATAATTACGACTTCCAGGAAATGTTATCCGAACTATTGGGAGAATTGAACGGTTCGCATACAGGTGCCCGTTTCCGTCCGTCTTCCTCTGCTCCGGCAACGGCTTGCCTGGGTGCATTCTATGACAATAGCTATAACGGCGACGGTTTGAGGATTGCCGAGATTATTGCCAAAGGTCCATTGACACTGGCCGATACCAAGATTAAACCGGGTTGCATCATCGAGAAGATCAATGAGAAACCGATCAAGAATGGGGAAGATTTTTATCCGTTGTTAAGCGGTAAAGCCGGAAAGAAAGTCTTATTGTCGGTTTACAATCCGGCAACGAAAGAACGTTTTGAAGAACAGGTTAAACCAATCTCTTACGGCGAACAATCCAATCTGCTGTACAAACGCTGGGTAGAGAACTGCCGTAAGAAAGTAGATGAACTTTCCGGCGGAAAGATTGGCTACGTACATGTCAAAGGGATGAACAGCGAAAGTTTCCGTGAAGTTTACTCTGAATTGCTTGGACGTTGCCGCAACAAGGAAGCGGTGATCGTCGATACCCGTCATAATGGTGGCGGCTGGTTGCATGACGACCTGGCTACATTGTTGAGCGGTAAAGAATATCAGCGTTTCATGCCACGCGGACAGTATATCGGTAGCGATCCGTTCAACAAATGGTTGAAACCGTCGTGTGTACTGGTTTGCGAAGATAACTACTCGAATGCGCATGGCTTCCCCTGGGTTTACAAAACGTTGGGAATAGGTAAGCTGATCGGTACTCCGGTACCGGGAACTATGACTGCTGTTTGGTGGGAGTCGCAGATCGACCCGTCTATCGTATTCGGTATTCCGCAGGTGGGTGTTCAGGATATGCAAGGTAATTACCTGGAAAACCATGAACTGGAACCGGATATCGAAATCTACAACACACCGGAGTCGCAGTTGAAGGGTGAAGACCATCAACTGGAAGAAGCAGTGAAAGTGATGTTGCAGACGGTAAAGAAATAA